Proteins co-encoded in one Cytobacillus sp. NJ13 genomic window:
- a CDS encoding ATP synthase subunit I, producing the protein MPEIKVTFQRQRKYIFLLLSVYVLGWGFTPYQSIFLGLIFGTSLSLFNLWLISRKALQFGEAVERGEKVRSLGTVSRMATAVFAVMIALEYPDKLHLISVVFGLMTSYIVIMIDYFLQSFQLRK; encoded by the coding sequence ATGCCGGAAATCAAAGTAACTTTTCAAAGACAGCGAAAATACATATTCCTTTTGTTGTCTGTATACGTTCTCGGCTGGGGTTTTACACCATATCAATCTATTTTTTTGGGCTTGATCTTTGGTACAAGCTTGAGTCTGTTCAATCTGTGGCTGATATCACGAAAGGCGCTTCAGTTTGGAGAGGCAGTCGAGAGAGGTGAGAAGGTGCGTTCACTTGGAACGGTATCCAGAATGGCTACAGCAGTTTTTGCTGTCATGATCGCTCTGGAATATCCTGATAAGCTGCATCTGATCAGTGTGGTATTTGGATTAATGACATCCTATATTGTCATTATGATAGATTATTTTCTTCAATCTTTTCAATTACGTAAATAG
- the atpE gene encoding F0F1 ATP synthase subunit C, whose protein sequence is MGLLAAAIAIGLAALGAGIGNGLIVSKTVEGMARQPEARGMLQTTMFIGVALVEAVPIIGVVIAFMVIGG, encoded by the coding sequence ATGGGTCTTTTAGCAGCAGCAATTGCAATCGGTTTAGCAGCACTAGGTGCCGGTATCGGTAACGGTCTTATCGTATCAAAAACAGTTGAAGGTATGGCTCGCCAGCCAGAAGCTCGCGGTATGCTTCAAACTACAATGTTCATCGGGGTTGCGTTAGTAGAGGCTGTTCCGATCATTGGCGTTGTTATCGCGTTCATGGTTATCGGCGGTTAA
- a CDS encoding F0F1 ATP synthase subunit B: protein MLTNSLVLGAAGGGFNGGDILYQLIMFIILLALLKKFAWGPLMGIMQQREEHIASEIQAAEESRTEAKKLLEEQRNLLKEARTEAQGLIENAKKQGDVQREEIIAAARTESERIKESAKLEIGQQKEQAVAAIREQVASLSVLIASKVIEKELSAADQEKLINEYIQEAGEKR, encoded by the coding sequence GTGTTAACAAACAGTCTAGTATTAGGCGCTGCAGGCGGCGGTTTTAACGGCGGGGACATCTTGTACCAGCTGATCATGTTCATCATCTTGTTGGCATTGCTGAAAAAATTCGCGTGGGGTCCTTTAATGGGCATTATGCAGCAGCGTGAAGAGCACATTGCCAGTGAAATCCAAGCGGCAGAAGAAAGCCGTACAGAAGCAAAAAAACTTTTAGAAGAGCAAAGAAATCTTTTAAAAGAAGCACGTACAGAAGCACAGGGCCTTATCGAAAATGCGAAGAAACAAGGCGATGTGCAGCGTGAGGAGATCATTGCGGCTGCCCGCACGGAGTCTGAACGCATTAAGGAATCTGCTAAGCTTGAAATCGGGCAGCAGAAAGAACAGGCGGTTGCCGCTATCCGCGAGCAGGTCGCTTCATTATCTGTCCTAATTGCTTCCAAGGTTATTGAGAAGGAATTAAGCGCAGCTGATCAAGAAAAGCTGATCAATGAATACATTCAAGAGGCAGGAGAAAAGCGATGA
- the atpB gene encoding F0F1 ATP synthase subunit A codes for MHHEAPIVDFLGLNFNLSNVLMITVASAVVFIIALLSTRRLAMKPTGMQNFFEWIMDFVKNIINSTMDWKTGGRFHILGLTLIMYIFVSNMLGLPFAITYDHTLWWKSPTADPVITLTLAAMVVGLSHYYGVKLKGVGEYGRDFIRPMPFLFPLKIIEEFANTLTLGLRLYGNIYAGEILLTLLVGGLAHAGVGGMLAAILPTLLWQGFSIFVGSIQAFIFCMLTMVYMAHKVSHDH; via the coding sequence TTGCATCATGAAGCTCCTATAGTGGACTTTTTAGGATTGAATTTTAACTTATCAAACGTACTGATGATTACAGTGGCAAGTGCTGTTGTTTTCATTATTGCTTTGCTTTCAACCCGTCGATTGGCCATGAAACCAACGGGGATGCAAAATTTCTTCGAATGGATTATGGATTTTGTTAAGAATATCATTAACAGCACGATGGACTGGAAGACAGGCGGAAGATTCCATATCCTTGGATTAACCCTGATCATGTATATCTTTGTTTCAAACATGCTCGGACTTCCATTCGCAATCACTTATGATCACACTTTATGGTGGAAATCGCCAACAGCCGATCCTGTTATCACATTAACATTAGCGGCAATGGTTGTTGGGCTTTCGCATTACTATGGCGTAAAGCTTAAAGGAGTAGGAGAATACGGCCGTGATTTTATCAGGCCAATGCCTTTCTTGTTCCCATTGAAAATCATTGAAGAGTTTGCAAACACTCTGACGTTGGGACTTCGTCTTTACGGTAATATCTATGCAGGTGAAATCCTGCTGACATTGCTTGTCGGAGGACTGGCTCACGCTGGTGTAGGCGGAATGCTTGCAGCAATCTTGCCGACACTTCTATGGCAAGGATTCTCAATCTTTGTCGGATCTATCCAGGCATTCATTTTCTGTATGTTAACAATGGTTTATATGGCACACAAAGTGAGTCATGACCATTAA
- the ftsZ gene encoding cell division protein FtsZ produces MLEFDTNIDQYATIKVIGVGGGGNNAVNRMIEHGVEGVEFIAVNTDGQALNQSKAEVTMQIGATLTRGLGAGANPDVGRKAAEESESQLREVLKGADMVFVTAGMGGGTGTGAAPAIARIAREVGALTIGVVTRPFKFEGRKRAANADAGIEAMKKAVDTLIIIPNDRLLEIIDKKTPMLEAFMEADNVLRQGVQGISDLIAVPGLINLDFADVKTVMSHKGTALMGIGIATGEDRAAEAARKAISSPLLETSINGARGVIMNITGGANISLYEVQEAADIVASASDEEVNMIFGSVINNSLKEEMIVTVIATGFNNQEEPRVKPSSKPPVEQEYVHTYQYAEEPTNRRPVREHREQVQDDYRVQADRQEESLDTPAFLRNRRRR; encoded by the coding sequence ATGCTGGAGTTTGATACAAATATAGACCAATATGCTACGATCAAAGTCATCGGAGTCGGCGGCGGGGGAAACAACGCTGTAAACAGGATGATTGAACATGGAGTTGAGGGTGTAGAGTTTATTGCTGTTAATACAGACGGACAAGCTCTAAATCAATCAAAGGCAGAAGTAACCATGCAAATCGGTGCTACCTTAACAAGGGGCCTGGGAGCAGGGGCTAATCCTGATGTAGGCAGGAAGGCGGCGGAAGAAAGTGAAAGCCAGCTTCGTGAAGTATTGAAGGGTGCTGATATGGTATTCGTTACTGCCGGAATGGGCGGCGGGACTGGAACTGGTGCTGCTCCTGCCATTGCACGCATTGCCCGTGAGGTGGGCGCGCTGACAATTGGTGTGGTAACCCGCCCCTTCAAGTTTGAGGGCCGCAAGCGTGCAGCCAATGCAGATGCAGGCATTGAGGCCATGAAAAAAGCAGTCGATACGCTAATTATTATTCCGAATGATCGCTTATTAGAGATTATTGATAAGAAAACACCTATGCTTGAAGCGTTTATGGAAGCGGATAATGTCCTCCGCCAGGGTGTTCAAGGTATTTCTGACTTGATTGCCGTTCCTGGTTTAATCAACCTCGATTTTGCCGATGTTAAAACAGTTATGTCCCATAAAGGAACAGCGTTGATGGGGATTGGAATTGCCACTGGAGAGGACCGCGCGGCTGAAGCAGCGCGAAAAGCAATATCAAGTCCATTATTAGAAACGTCCATTAATGGAGCCCGCGGCGTTATAATGAATATTACAGGCGGAGCAAATATCAGCTTATATGAAGTCCAAGAAGCTGCAGATATCGTAGCTTCTGCTTCGGATGAAGAAGTGAATATGATTTTTGGCTCGGTCATTAATAATTCTCTGAAAGAGGAAATGATCGTAACAGTAATAGCGACTGGCTTCAATAACCAAGAAGAACCAAGGGTTAAACCAAGTTCTAAGCCTCCTGTCGAACAAGAATATGTTCATACATATCAGTATGCAGAAGAACCAACCAACCGACGTCCGGTTAGAGAACATCGGGAACAGGTTCAGGATGATTATCGGGTGCAGGCCGACCGGCAAGAAGAGTCACTTGACACGCCGGCATTCCTGAGAAACCGCAGAAGACGCTAA
- a CDS encoding F0F1 ATP synthase subunit gamma: MASLRDIKNRITSTKKTSQITKAMQMVSAAKMNKAEMNAKSFVPYMEKIQEVTASIALGSKDVSHPMLTSRPVKKTGYLVITSDRGLAGAYNSNVLRNVYQTIQKRHKSPDEYAIIAIGRVGRDFFKKRNMNVILDIVAVADQPAFAEIKDIASKTVGMFADETFDELYMYYSHYVSAIQQDVTEKKLLPLTDISSSKKLTSYEFEPSAEEILKVLLPQYAESLIYGALLDSKASEHAARMTAMQNATDNAKDLINSLSLSYNRARQAAITQEITEIVGGAAALE, encoded by the coding sequence GTGGCATCATTACGCGATATAAAAAATCGTATTACTTCTACCAAGAAAACGAGTCAAATTACAAAAGCAATGCAGATGGTATCGGCTGCGAAAATGAATAAGGCAGAAATGAATGCAAAGTCATTCGTGCCTTACATGGAGAAAATCCAGGAAGTTACGGCATCCATCGCTTTGGGAAGCAAAGATGTATCACATCCAATGCTGACCAGCCGCCCTGTCAAGAAAACTGGTTACCTGGTAATCACGTCTGACCGCGGACTTGCGGGAGCTTATAACAGTAACGTTTTGCGAAATGTCTACCAGACGATTCAAAAGCGCCATAAATCACCGGATGAGTATGCAATCATTGCGATCGGACGTGTTGGCCGAGACTTTTTCAAAAAGCGCAATATGAACGTCATTCTGGATATCGTTGCCGTTGCAGACCAGCCGGCATTTGCTGAAATCAAAGATATTGCCAGCAAAACAGTTGGCATGTTCGCTGATGAGACATTTGATGAATTATATATGTACTACAGCCATTATGTCAGCGCGATTCAACAGGATGTAACAGAGAAGAAGCTTCTTCCGCTTACGGATATCTCCAGCTCGAAAAAGCTTACATCTTATGAGTTTGAACCTTCCGCTGAAGAAATTTTAAAAGTATTGCTGCCTCAATACGCTGAAAGCTTAATCTACGGAGCGCTTTTAGACAGTAAGGCAAGTGAGCATGCTGCAAGGATGACAGCGATGCAGAATGCAACGGATAACGCTAAAGACCTTATCAACTCATTAAGCTTAAGCTACAACCGTGCACGTCAGGCAGCCATCACGCAGGAAATTACCGAAATCGTCGGCGGAGCAGCCGCGTTAGAATAA
- a CDS encoding S8 family serine peptidase has protein sequence MKKILLIITVISLYLSQAPVSARTLSHPPIPNESTDIEKVAIVVLKDAKNEQEIKKMIDHNPDLQIRHTFNQALNGFSVKGKQSALESLQKIDSVSSVSPINTYHVHSDDNIKLIGGINARGYYDRNNQRLTGKGVKVGVIDTGIDYNHPDLRRSYGGGRDLVDNDQDPMETKAAGGQGTLHGTHVAGIIAANGRIQGVAPEATIIAYRALGPGGSGTTEQVIAAIEQAIKDKVDVLNLSLGNNVNGPDLPISMALNKAVEKGITAVTSSGNSGPNIWTVGSPGTASKAISVGASTPTMKVPFLSIGRREIRLDLLQGSKDWEFDRSYEMIDGGLGHPEELKNAEGKMVLVERGELTFTDKAVHAMEAGAEGIIIFNNTKGRFFGNLDSGVPIPVAALSKEEGEELKKHINEGRLLARTNIIEERDILADFSSRGPVTSTWEIKPDVLAPGVAINSTIPGGYLPLQGTSMAAPHVAGACAILKQAHPDWGPEQIKAALMNTAKLLTNTEGQTYRTYEQGAGRIQLDQALRAETLVLPASLQFGKFQIADRLHEHSSFITVENISEKTQTYSFSVPYKEQGINWEMPMAFQLNPGEKKKAEIKMSADPTLLKKKIHDGYLLMKAGAETIRIPYLYVLEEPDYPRVMGFGLGKGDKPGTYRYEVYLPGGAEEFGIAMFDSESLRFMGFLDWKRNAGKGQLLQEIPANKLPGPGLYLAKVFAKKAGKEDWIETYLFVRPDGQLGDPEPSANKKSSLSR, from the coding sequence ATGAAAAAAATCTTGCTGATCATTACAGTAATATCCTTGTATTTGAGCCAAGCTCCTGTTTCTGCCCGGACACTTTCACACCCTCCTATTCCGAATGAGTCAACTGATATAGAAAAAGTGGCTATCGTAGTACTAAAAGATGCGAAGAATGAACAGGAAATTAAGAAAATGATAGACCACAATCCTGATCTGCAAATTAGGCATACATTCAATCAGGCATTAAACGGCTTTTCAGTTAAAGGTAAGCAATCTGCATTGGAAAGCCTGCAAAAGATAGATTCAGTATCTTCTGTTTCACCGATTAATACCTATCATGTCCATTCCGATGACAATATCAAGCTCATTGGCGGCATTAATGCCAGAGGCTATTATGACAGAAATAATCAGCGCCTCACAGGCAAGGGTGTGAAAGTAGGCGTAATAGATACCGGCATCGATTATAATCATCCGGACTTACGAAGAAGCTATGGCGGAGGACGTGATCTGGTGGATAATGATCAGGATCCGATGGAAACAAAGGCTGCCGGGGGACAAGGCACACTGCACGGCACTCACGTTGCGGGAATCATTGCAGCAAATGGCAGAATTCAAGGGGTCGCACCCGAAGCAACCATCATCGCATACAGGGCTCTCGGACCAGGCGGCAGCGGAACAACAGAACAGGTGATAGCGGCCATCGAACAGGCAATAAAGGATAAAGTTGATGTGTTAAACCTTTCCTTGGGAAATAACGTAAACGGACCTGACCTTCCGATAAGCATGGCGCTGAATAAAGCAGTTGAAAAGGGAATAACAGCTGTCACTTCATCAGGCAATTCGGGCCCGAATATTTGGACGGTCGGATCGCCGGGCACAGCGTCGAAGGCCATTTCAGTAGGAGCCTCTACACCAACAATGAAGGTGCCATTTTTGAGCATAGGCAGGCGGGAAATTCGTCTTGATCTGCTGCAGGGTTCAAAGGATTGGGAATTTGACCGATCCTATGAAATGATCGACGGTGGACTTGGTCATCCTGAAGAATTGAAGAATGCCGAAGGAAAAATGGTATTAGTGGAAAGAGGTGAACTAACGTTTACTGATAAGGCAGTCCATGCAATGGAAGCAGGAGCAGAGGGAATCATTATTTTTAATAATACAAAAGGCAGGTTTTTTGGCAATCTGGACAGTGGTGTTCCAATTCCGGTAGCGGCGTTATCAAAGGAAGAAGGAGAGGAGCTCAAGAAGCATATAAATGAAGGAAGACTCCTTGCCCGGACTAATATAATAGAAGAAAGGGATATCCTGGCTGACTTCAGTTCCCGCGGACCCGTAACATCCACATGGGAAATCAAACCGGATGTTTTGGCACCTGGAGTCGCCATAAATAGCACCATTCCTGGCGGTTACCTGCCGCTGCAGGGGACAAGCATGGCCGCTCCGCATGTCGCAGGGGCCTGTGCCATCCTGAAACAGGCTCATCCTGATTGGGGGCCGGAACAGATTAAGGCAGCACTTATGAATACGGCTAAGCTTCTTACGAATACAGAAGGACAAACATATAGAACTTATGAGCAGGGAGCAGGCAGAATCCAGCTTGATCAAGCGCTGAGAGCAGAAACGCTTGTCCTCCCGGCTTCACTTCAGTTTGGAAAATTTCAGATCGCGGACAGACTGCATGAACACAGCAGTTTTATAACGGTTGAAAATATAAGTGAAAAAACACAGACCTATTCCTTTTCTGTACCTTATAAAGAACAAGGCATCAATTGGGAAATGCCTATGGCATTTCAACTGAACCCTGGTGAAAAGAAAAAGGCGGAAATCAAGATGTCTGCAGACCCTACTCTTTTAAAGAAAAAAATTCATGATGGATACTTGCTGATGAAGGCAGGTGCCGAAACCATCAGGATTCCATATCTGTATGTGCTTGAGGAGCCGGATTATCCAAGGGTGATGGGATTTGGACTGGGCAAAGGAGATAAGCCGGGCACGTATCGCTATGAAGTGTATCTTCCTGGCGGGGCAGAAGAGTTCGGAATTGCCATGTTTGATTCGGAAAGCCTCCGGTTCATGGGATTTCTGGACTGGAAAAGAAATGCAGGCAAAGGACAGCTGCTGCAGGAAATTCCTGCAAATAAGCTTCCAGGGCCAGGGCTGTACCTTGCAAAGGTATTTGCCAAGAAAGCCGGCAAGGAAGATTGGATTGAAACTTATTTATTCGTGAGGCCGGATGGGCAGCTTGGGGACCCGGAACCTTCGGCAAATAAGAAGAGCTCACTCAGCAGGTGA
- a CDS encoding F0F1 ATP synthase subunit delta: MTGSTVAKRYALALFQLANEHQLLDQMEEELRAVKEVVTNNLDLKSVFKSPKLSIEKKKEIIKDAFASVNTFVLNTLMILIERHREDHIADVADHFISLANDKKGIADAKVYTVRPLTEAEKEALSVSFAAKVGKKSLRIDNIVDTNLLGGIKLRIGNRIFDGSLRGKLERLERQLLG; encoded by the coding sequence ATGACGGGCTCCACAGTAGCAAAGCGCTACGCGTTGGCTCTTTTCCAGCTTGCGAATGAACACCAGCTTCTTGACCAAATGGAAGAAGAGCTTCGTGCAGTGAAAGAAGTAGTAACTAATAACTTAGATTTAAAGTCTGTATTCAAATCTCCAAAGCTTTCAATTGAGAAGAAAAAAGAGATTATAAAAGACGCATTTGCATCTGTGAACACGTTTGTACTAAATACGCTAATGATATTAATTGAACGCCACCGCGAAGATCATATCGCTGATGTGGCTGATCATTTTATAAGTCTTGCGAATGACAAAAAAGGGATTGCGGATGCGAAAGTATACACTGTTCGTCCGCTGACTGAAGCAGAGAAGGAAGCATTATCTGTGTCATTTGCAGCTAAGGTTGGAAAAAAATCACTTCGTATTGACAATATAGTTGATACTAACTTGCTCGGCGGCATCAAGCTTCGAATCGGAAACCGGATTTTCGACGGCAGCTTGCGCGGGAAGCTAGAGCGTCTTGAACGTCAATTATTAGGCTAA
- the atpD gene encoding F0F1 ATP synthase subunit beta, with amino-acid sequence MNKGRVLQVMGPVVDVKFESGQLPEIYNALTVTNPARNESEVDINLTLEVALHLGDDTVRTIAMSSTDGLQRGSEVVDTGASISVPVGDVTLGRVFNVLGESIDLDAAIPADARRDSIHREAPKFEQLSTEVEILETGIKVVDLLAPYIKGGKIGLFGGAGVGKTVLIQELINNIAQEHGGISVFAGVGERTREGNDLYHEMTDSGVIKKTAMVFGQMNEPPGARMRVALTGLTMAEFFRDDQGQDVLFFMDNIFRFTQAGSEVSALLGRMPSAVGYQPTLATEMGKLQERITSTNVGSVTSIQAIYVPADDYTDPAPATTFAHLDATTNLERKLSEMGIYPAVDPLASTSRALSPEIVGEEHYSVARQVQQTLQRYRELQDIIAILGMDELSDEDKLIVARARRIQFFLSQNFHVAEQFTGQPGSYVPVKETVKGFKDILEGKYDHLPEDAFRLVGRIEEVIESAKKMGVEV; translated from the coding sequence ATGAACAAAGGACGCGTTCTTCAAGTTATGGGTCCGGTTGTTGACGTAAAGTTCGAAAGCGGTCAGCTTCCTGAGATCTATAATGCATTGACTGTTACAAATCCTGCGCGTAACGAATCTGAAGTTGACATCAACTTAACCCTTGAAGTTGCCCTTCATTTAGGTGATGATACAGTCCGTACCATTGCAATGTCTTCTACTGACGGCTTACAGCGCGGAAGTGAAGTTGTTGACACTGGTGCTTCAATCTCTGTACCAGTAGGTGATGTAACACTTGGGCGTGTATTCAACGTACTTGGTGAATCAATCGACTTAGATGCTGCAATCCCTGCAGATGCCCGTCGTGATTCTATCCACAGAGAGGCTCCTAAGTTTGAGCAGCTTTCTACTGAAGTAGAAATTCTTGAAACTGGAATTAAGGTAGTAGACCTTCTTGCCCCTTACATTAAAGGTGGTAAAATCGGTCTTTTCGGTGGTGCCGGTGTAGGTAAAACCGTATTAATCCAGGAGCTAATCAATAACATCGCTCAGGAGCATGGCGGTATTTCCGTATTCGCCGGTGTAGGTGAGCGTACTCGTGAAGGTAATGACCTTTATCATGAAATGACAGATTCAGGCGTTATCAAGAAAACAGCGATGGTATTCGGTCAGATGAACGAGCCGCCAGGAGCGCGTATGCGTGTAGCCCTGACTGGTTTGACAATGGCAGAATTTTTCCGTGATGACCAGGGACAGGACGTTCTTTTCTTCATGGATAACATCTTCCGTTTCACACAGGCAGGTTCAGAGGTATCAGCCCTATTAGGCCGTATGCCATCTGCCGTTGGTTACCAGCCGACACTTGCTACTGAAATGGGTAAATTACAGGAACGTATCACATCTACTAACGTAGGTTCTGTTACTTCCATCCAGGCGATTTACGTACCAGCCGATGACTATACAGATCCGGCTCCAGCTACAACTTTCGCCCACTTAGATGCAACAACTAACCTTGAGCGTAAGCTTTCTGAGATGGGTATCTACCCAGCGGTGGATCCGCTCGCTTCTACTTCCCGTGCATTATCACCGGAAATTGTTGGCGAAGAGCACTACTCAGTTGCACGCCAGGTACAGCAGACATTACAGCGTTACAGAGAACTTCAGGATATCATCGCGATCCTTGGTATGGATGAGCTTTCTGATGAAGACAAGCTAATCGTAGCACGTGCGCGCCGTATCCAGTTCTTCTTATCACAAAACTTCCACGTTGCTGAGCAGTTTACTGGCCAGCCAGGTTCATACGTACCGGTTAAAGAAACAGTTAAAGGCTTCAAAGATATTCTTGAAGGCAAGTATGACCACCTGCCAGAAGATGCATTCCGACTTGTCGGCCGAATCGAAGAAGTTATCGAGAGTGCTAAGAAAATGGGCGTAGAGGTCTAA
- a CDS encoding F0F1 ATP synthase subunit epsilon: MKTIKVSVVTPDGPVYESDVEMVSTKAQSGELGILPGHIPMVAPLQIGAVRLKNGGKTDFVAVSGGFLEVRPEQVTILAQSAEQADEIDVERAVRAKQRAEQRLNEQKRENIDFRRAELALQRAINRIEVSERKF, encoded by the coding sequence ATGAAGACGATTAAAGTCAGTGTTGTTACTCCCGATGGCCCGGTGTATGAATCAGATGTGGAAATGGTAAGCACAAAAGCTCAAAGCGGTGAGCTTGGAATTTTACCTGGACACATTCCAATGGTTGCACCGTTACAAATTGGAGCCGTTCGTTTAAAAAACGGCGGAAAAACTGATTTCGTCGCAGTAAGCGGCGGATTCCTGGAAGTTCGTCCGGAGCAGGTAACGATTTTAGCGCAATCTGCTGAGCAAGCAGATGAAATTGATGTAGAGCGTGCCGTTCGTGCGAAGCAGCGTGCTGAACAGCGCCTGAATGAGCAGAAGCGTGAAAACATTGATTTCCGCCGTGCAGAACTTGCACTGCAGCGTGCAATCAATCGTATCGAAGTTTCGGAAAGAAAGTTCTAA
- a CDS encoding AtpZ/AtpI family protein: MRQKDRNPFKAMALMSAILSQLVGSTLIGIFAGRWFDSKAGTEPLFLLIGLFIGLGAGIYAMLRLIQHFFTGE, translated from the coding sequence ATGCGTCAAAAAGACCGCAACCCATTTAAGGCGATGGCCTTAATGTCCGCCATTCTTTCTCAGTTAGTAGGTTCCACACTCATTGGCATTTTCGCCGGAAGGTGGTTTGACAGCAAGGCAGGAACAGAGCCGTTATTCCTATTAATCGGCTTGTTCATTGGACTGGGCGCCGGGATATACGCCATGCTTCGCTTAATCCAACATTTCTTCACAGGAGAATGA
- the atpA gene encoding F0F1 ATP synthase subunit alpha produces MSINAEEISALIKKQIENYQSEIQVSDVGTVISVGDGIARAHGLDNVMAGELVEFSNGVMGMAQNLEENNVGIIILGPFTEIREGDEVRRTGRIMEVPVGEELIGRVVNSLGQPVDGMGPINTTKSRPIEGQAPGVMDRKSVHEPLQTGIKAIDALVPIGRGQRELIIGDRQTGKTSVAIDTILNQKDQDMVCIYVAIGQKESTVRNAVETLRKQGALDYTIVVTASASQPAPMLYLAPYAGVTMAEEFMYNGKHVLVVYDDLTKQASAYRELSLLLRRPPGREAYPGDVFYLHSRLLERAAKLSDAKGAGSITALPFIETQAGDVSAYIPTNVISITDGQIFLQSDLFFSGVRPAINAGLSVSRVGGSAQIKAMKKVAGTLRLDLASYRELESFAQFGSDLDKATQAKLNRGARTVEVLKQDLNKPLKVEKQVAILYALTRGFLDDIPVQDIRRFESEFLSWLDHNRKDLLDHIVTTKELPSDDDMASAINDFKKTFAVSE; encoded by the coding sequence ATGAGCATCAATGCTGAAGAAATCAGTGCGCTGATAAAAAAGCAAATCGAAAACTATCAGTCGGAAATTCAAGTGAGTGATGTAGGTACGGTTATCTCTGTTGGTGACGGTATCGCTCGTGCTCATGGCCTCGACAATGTCATGGCTGGAGAACTTGTTGAATTTTCAAACGGCGTTATGGGTATGGCACAAAACCTTGAAGAAAACAACGTCGGTATTATCATTTTAGGACCATTTACAGAAATCCGTGAAGGCGATGAAGTACGCCGCACGGGCCGCATCATGGAGGTACCGGTTGGTGAAGAGCTTATCGGCCGCGTAGTAAACTCTCTTGGACAGCCAGTAGATGGCATGGGACCAATTAACACAACAAAATCACGTCCAATTGAAGGCCAGGCACCAGGTGTTATGGATCGTAAATCCGTACATGAGCCGCTTCAGACAGGCATCAAAGCGATTGACGCTCTTGTGCCAATCGGGCGCGGACAGCGTGAGTTAATTATCGGTGACCGTCAAACAGGTAAAACATCTGTTGCAATCGATACCATCCTGAACCAAAAAGATCAGGACATGGTATGTATCTATGTTGCAATCGGACAAAAAGAATCTACAGTTCGTAACGCGGTAGAAACACTGCGTAAGCAAGGTGCTTTAGACTACACAATCGTTGTAACAGCATCTGCATCACAGCCTGCTCCAATGCTATACCTTGCTCCATATGCGGGTGTAACAATGGCAGAAGAGTTCATGTACAACGGCAAGCACGTTCTTGTTGTGTATGATGACTTAACAAAGCAAGCTTCTGCTTACCGTGAGCTTTCATTGCTATTGCGCCGTCCTCCAGGCCGTGAAGCATATCCAGGGGACGTATTCTACTTGCACAGCCGCTTGCTTGAGCGCGCTGCGAAGCTAAGCGATGCGAAAGGTGCAGGTTCAATCACTGCGCTTCCATTTATCGAAACACAGGCAGGCGACGTTTCTGCTTATATTCCAACAAACGTTATCTCAATCACTGATGGACAAATTTTCCTTCAGTCAGACCTATTCTTCTCCGGTGTACGTCCGGCGATTAACGCAGGTCTTTCTGTATCACGTGTAGGTGGATCTGCACAGATCAAAGCAATGAAAAAGGTTGCAGGTACACTGCGTCTTGACCTTGCATCATACCGTGAATTAGAATCATTTGCCCAGTTCGGTTCTGACCTTGATAAAGCAACACAGGCTAAACTTAACCGTGGTGCCCGTACAGTAGAGGTTCTAAAGCAGGATCTTAACAAGCCGCTAAAAGTTGAGAAGCAGGTTGCAATCCTTTACGCTCTAACTCGCGGTTTCTTAGATGACATTCCTGTACAGGATATTCGTCGTTTCGAATCTGAATTCCTTTCATGGTTAGACCATAACCGCAAAGATTTGTTAGACCATATCGTGACTACTAAAGAACTTCCTTCTGATGACGATATGGCATCTGCGATTAACGACTTTAAGAAAACTTTCGCAGTATCCGAATAA